In the Candidatus Cloacimonadota bacterium genome, TTTAACTTCTCACCTGATTCTGTATTGATTGAATCTTTGAGATGCTGTTCATCCCAGATATGGTAAAGAAAATTTTCCGCAATATATTCTTTCATCTGTCCCTCGAATTCATGAAAACACAAAAAAAATATAATAATTTTTGTCAATTTATTTACATTGATAATTATTTTTTCATATAAAATTTGACACAAGATTTGTAATGCACAAATTAGTCGCTAATTACAGAAAAAAATCCATCCATGGAGGCACCATGACCAAGGCTGATTTAATTCAGGCAATTTCCCAGGAAACTGGAATAATCTTAAAAGATACGAAAATTATAGTTGATGCACTCTTGGATAATATTAAAGTTAGTATGATCAATGGAGAGCACATTGAACTTAGAGGATTTGGAACCTTCAAAAATAAGGTTCGCAAATCGCGTATCGCACGTAATCCTAATACCAAGGATCTTGTTCACCTTCCAGAGCGAGTTGTCCCCACCTTTAAGTTTTCAAAATTCTTTATTGATGAGGTAATGAAGAACAATTAATCTTTTCGGAGTTGAAATGCCCTGCGGGAAAAAAAGAAAAAAAGCTAAAATCAATAAACACAAACGTAAAAAGAGACTAAAAAAGAATCGTCATAAAAAGAAATAATGGTGCTTTGCTCGGTTTAATAGCACACATATAAAAAATGGAGTACCTTATATGTACAAGATCCTCGCAAAACTCAGTGCTATTGTTGCGGCTATATTATTAATTCTTGGTGTTGTCGACAAGATCTTTTTTCCACATAGTAATATTCTTTTGCAGCATGAAAACTATTTTCTTGCTGCAAATCCCTTTATTCTATTTGGAATATTCTTCCTCATTGCGTCGTATGTGAAGTCTCATAAAAAAGAATAGTAATATAACATTCACTGGTAAAATAATGGTCGGGATGGCCGGATTTGAACCGGCGACTTCTTCGTCCCGAACGAAGCGCGCTACCGGGCTGCGCTACATCCCGACAGGGAATCAAAACCTTTTCCATAGAATCGTCTGTCAAGAAAAAGTGGGACCGACTGATCAATACTTTTAATTGACAAATGTATGTGCAAAGGTATTATTTATTGTAAAAATTCAGGTTTTATGTATATATGACAGAGAAAATTCTCAAAGAACAGAACAATATATTACCAATCATTCCTACGCGAAATATTGTAATTTTTCCTCAAATGATTGTTCCGCTTGTTATCGGTAGAACGCACTCGATAAAGGCAACGGAAGAAGCTTATGGAAAAAACAAGATAATCTTCTGTGTTGCGCAAAAAAAAGCAGATACACAGGATCCACAGCAAGATGATATGTACGAGATGGGAGTAGTATGTCAGATATTGCAAATCTTGAAAATGCCCGATGCTACAATCAGGATTCTTGTCGAGGGACTGCAGAGAGCACGAATTGAAGAACTCTACTTTACTGATGACTATACAAGTGCTAAACTAGATCTTATTCCAAAAGAAATCCTGAGGGAAACCCCTGAGAATCTTGCCCTTTTGCAAACCTTGGAACATGATTTCAAAGAGTATGGTAATCTAAGTAGGAATTTTTCAGATGATGTTCTTATCACTTATGAAAATCTGAAGTCAATGGATGATAAAGTAGACTTTATGGCATCCAATATCGAGCTGGATATTGACATTAAACAGAAACTGCTGGAAACGAAGCTGATGGAGAGGATCTTCGATCTTATCGAGCATATTTCAAAAGAACTCGAAATATTGAAAATACGAAAAAAGATAGCTGGTGAGGTGCGGAGTAAACTTACAAAAAGCCAGAAAGAATACTTCCTTAATCAGGAACTCCAGGCGATCCAAAAAGAACTTGGTTTTTCTGATGACCAAAATGTTGAAGTCAAAGAGCTTGAAAAGAAGATAAAAAAGCTGAAACTCAGCGAAGAAGCACTTGAAAAGGCTGAATATGAACTCAGTAAATTACGCAGAACAAATCCAATATCTCCCGAATATTCTGTTTCTCTTAACTATCTAAACTGGCTTACTGATCTACCCTGGAACAATCAAAAAAAGGGACGATTCGACCTTTCTGAAACTGAGCGAATCCTGGACGAAGATCATTATGGTCTTAGTAAGATAAAAGAACGTATTGTTGAATATCTTGCAGTGCTGAAGATGGTTAAAAAGGTCAAAGGGCAGATACTATGCTTTGTTGGACCTCCCGGAGTAGGGAAAACATCACTTGGTCAGTCTATTGCTCGTTCCCTCAACCGAAAATTCGTTCGTCTTTCTCTCGGTGGCGTACGCGATGAAGCTGAAATTCGCGGTCACAGGAAGACATATATTGGTGCAATGCCGGGGATTATCATTCAAGCGATGAAACGAGTCGGGATAAAAAATCCTGTTATTATGCTGGATGAAGTTGATAAGATGAGCATGGACTTTCGTGGTGATCCATCTGCTGCCCTTCTCGAAGTACTTGATCCCGAACAAAATTTCGAATTCCACGACCATTATCTCGAAGTCGGATACGATCTTTCGCAGGTACTCTTTATCACAACAGCCAATAATCTGTTTTCAATCCCACCTGCTCTCCAGGATAGGATGGAGATCATTACCCTACCCGGTTATACTGAGATTGAAAAATGCAAAATAGCGGAAGGATTTCTCCTAAAAAAGCAACTTGATAAGCATGGATTTAATAATAAAATTAAAGTTGAATTTTCTGAAAATGCATTTCTCAAAATCATCCGTAATTACACACGGGAAGCTGGTGTACGAAATCTTGAAAGAAACATCTCATCCGTTTTGAGGAAGATCGTTCGTGAATATCTTAAGGATAAGAAGAAAAATTCATACAAAATATCTGAGAACAGTATCAAGAAGTATCTCGGTATCGAGAAGTATCTTTATTCGGATGTTAAGAAAGAGGATAATGTTGGTGTTGCAAATGGACTTGCATGGACATCTGTTGGAGGTGTTCTTCTTCAGGTTGAAGTAGTCGTTCTTGAAGGTAAGGGAAATCTTGTCCTGACAGGAAAACTCGGCGATGTAATGAAGGAAAGTGCAAATGCAGCGTTAAGCTATACCCGTGCTCGATATGCTGAATTCGGTATTAAAAAAGATTTTTATAAGAGCAAAGATATTCATATCCATGTTCCCGAAGGAGCGATTCC is a window encoding:
- a CDS encoding integration host factor subunit beta, which translates into the protein MHKLVANYRKKSIHGGTMTKADLIQAISQETGIILKDTKIIVDALLDNIKVSMINGEHIELRGFGTFKNKVRKSRIARNPNTKDLVHLPERVVPTFKFSKFFIDEVMKNN
- the lon gene encoding endopeptidase La; protein product: MTEKILKEQNNILPIIPTRNIVIFPQMIVPLVIGRTHSIKATEEAYGKNKIIFCVAQKKADTQDPQQDDMYEMGVVCQILQILKMPDATIRILVEGLQRARIEELYFTDDYTSAKLDLIPKEILRETPENLALLQTLEHDFKEYGNLSRNFSDDVLITYENLKSMDDKVDFMASNIELDIDIKQKLLETKLMERIFDLIEHISKELEILKIRKKIAGEVRSKLTKSQKEYFLNQELQAIQKELGFSDDQNVEVKELEKKIKKLKLSEEALEKAEYELSKLRRTNPISPEYSVSLNYLNWLTDLPWNNQKKGRFDLSETERILDEDHYGLSKIKERIVEYLAVLKMVKKVKGQILCFVGPPGVGKTSLGQSIARSLNRKFVRLSLGGVRDEAEIRGHRKTYIGAMPGIIIQAMKRVGIKNPVIMLDEVDKMSMDFRGDPSAALLEVLDPEQNFEFHDHYLEVGYDLSQVLFITTANNLFSIPPALQDRMEIITLPGYTEIEKCKIAEGFLLKKQLDKHGFNNKIKVEFSENAFLKIIRNYTREAGVRNLERNISSVLRKIVREYLKDKKKNSYKISENSIKKYLGIEKYLYSDVKKEDNVGVANGLAWTSVGGVLLQVEVVVLEGKGNLVLTGKLGDVMKESANAALSYTRARYAEFGIKKDFYKSKDIHIHVPEGAIPKDGPSAGITIATAIISALSKRKVRVDHAMTGEITLMGDVLPIGGLEEKLVAAQRAKIKNIIIPKRNFRELTEIPQQIKKGLNIIAVETMDEVLSHALHEKVEVV